The following is a genomic window from Apodemus sylvaticus chromosome 10, mApoSyl1.1, whole genome shotgun sequence.
ttaataCAGAAGCAAGGTTAAGTCATTCTGAATTCCATGTCAGGtactgtctctcactgaactgtcTACAATCAGTGGCTAGAGATAAAAAATTTACAGGTGTCTCTCCTGGCAATGGAACATTTAGATATCTGCTCTAGAACTCATGCCCCCCACAGTCCCCACATGATCTCTATGCTTACTTTAAACCTACCTATTGGACTGAGGAGGTGGCTTAGTGACTATCAGAGAATTGCCCCACAAACAGGAGAAACTGAGTccaagtcccagaacccacataagcaGCTTGGCAGTAGCATGAGCATCCATCATtccagcactccctgaaggagatgggaagcagagacaagagtcCCCACATTGAGAAGGCCAGCTCACCTTAGTATAGAATGGGACATATGACAAAGACACGGTGCCTCCAACAGAATGGAAGAAGGCTGACACCTGAAGTTGTCTCTGATCTTCACATGTGCAGTGGCAAAAAATTCCcacattcatgcacatgtgtgtgtatgtctctctctctctctctctctctcacacacacacacacacacacacacacacaatttagcATTCTCCCTGTGAGGGAAATTGGGTGTGATTGCCATGCCTATAATGACAGCTGACAGCACAGAGGAGGCACAGGTAAgaagatcagaagtccaaggtcatcacCATCTATGTTAAGAGTGTGAAACCAGCCTAAGTATATGATACatcagacactgtctcaaagaacacaaaataaaataaaaatgaaaactaggctaggtgtggtggcacacgactctaatcccagcatttgggaggcagaagcaggtggagctccgtgagttcgaagccagcctggtctacagaacaagttctaggacaaccagggtacagacaaaccctttctcaaaataaaataaaataaaataaaataaaataaaataaaataaaataaaatagctgggcatggtggcacacatctgtaatcccagcacttgggaggcagaggcaggcagatttctgagtttgaggccagcctggtttacagagtgagttccaggacagccagggctacacagagaaaccctgactcaaaaataaaataaaataaaataaaataaaataaaaagctcgTCATAGTGAACCTGTTTGGATAATGGCTTGGACTTGATTGTCCTCTCTGTTAATGGAGAAAGCCTATGGGCTACAGCACCCTCATATCTAGCATCTGGGTGCTGTGATGTTTAGCTTAAGTACTGAAAACAAACACTTAAACCTTCACTTCATGGTGAAGTGTCATTGAGGCCTTGCTGGCCGGACCATCCAACAGACCTCATCCCAGTCGAGCAGGTGGATGTCGGAGCTGCCGATGGCTGCTGATCAAGTTCATACTGAAAGGGAGACTTTTATTCAAAACCAAGAGAAGGATGCAGTACATCTCTGACTCCCCAGCCTCAGCCTAGCTCACCCCACAGCTGCCACCCAGGCACTGGGCACTCACAGATGGAAGCAGCTACTCCCTGAGACTCTGAAAGGTACTACCAGGGACTTTCTGAATGCAAACGACTCAGTGATTCAAGATCCTATGACCGCTGAATGTGGTTATCACTCTTTTTATACCCTGTGGCCCAGGAAGACTCTGAGGGGTGGGGcaagggtgggaggggcagggaagaagGTGGCTCCTAGAATAACTTAAAAGGGGCTCTTACCACTTCCTCCTCAGACAGGGGTAGCTGGAGACAAGAGTCACAAGCACAGTCTGCCTGTGCGACTTCAACTGCCCAGAAATCATCATGGACCCGAGTGAGTACGCTTTCTCACGAGAGAAGTCAACTTTTGACTCTAGGCAATGGGCATGGGTTGTGGGTAGAGGTCGTGACGGGGAGTTTCCAGAGAAATCAGGGCAGTTGGTGTGAACTGGTGGCTGCTTTCAGAGAatgccatctcactggccccgaGAGGATGTACAGGTATCCACACCTGTTTCAGacccagggaagggaacaggtgTGGATACCAAGACAAACACAGGGAGTGAAGTTGGGGTCCTCTCAAGTGGCAGGGAATGAACAGTGTGGCAGACTGACCTTGTTAACCTGGATAGAACAGGTTCtcagctggtggtggtggtgggtgataTTCTCTGGTACCTTTGGGgactaagaaaattctccttaaaGAGTTCAGGTCACCCTCTCTGggtccctcctttctctcctgttAAACCAGGATCTGAatccccatgctcatggaattATAAAAAGGAGTGAATTGATGCGAACCGTGCTGTGCATCATAGGATACAAATACAAGCTGccacttctgtctgtctgtctgtctgcctgtctgtctgtcatctgtctgtctccctctccctttctccctccttcttacAGATCCCAGGCTTTGTGCCTCTTGCAGGTTAAAGAATCAATGACTAACATAAAATTGAGTGACCCAGGAGGCATTCCACATAGAGACGCTGTAGCCAGACCTCCTAGCGTGGTACAGCCCCTAAAACAAAGCCCACACATCGCAGCCCTCTCTATAACAAGCTATTCTTCCAGCTGAGCCTCGGTGTCGACTACAGCCAAGTGCCAAGGGGAGTTCCAGGAGGCACTGAGTGGCTAGACCGGCTCCAGACACCCCAGTTACACATCTTAAATCTCGGCTGCAGAGTCAGACCCGGCTGGGGCTCAAGGGGCCAAGTTCCTAGAGGGTTCCGCTCACCAGCGAGTAAAGCAGCACTGTGGCCTCAAAGCCACAAGGGCTTGACTTTAAAAAGTGAAGGTTCCCTGGTGCTGCCCTCACACCCCTCCCAGCCACACCACAGCCAGCCGCATCTTGatctctgtctctcctgcccagcatGCATTGCACCCTGGATCTGGATGCAGCTGTGGAAGGTATAAGGTGAGGACCAACTCTGCTAGCTATGAACTCACAGGAAGCAGAGTTTTGTTCTTACACCTCTGTCTCAGATGTTTTGGGTGTAAATAGAAAATGTtgatgggagggagggatggatggatggatggatggatggatggatggatgtgtagatggatagatggatagaatCAGCCTCTCTAAGTACATTTTAGAATTCAAATATCTATCTATTCCagcttctcctcccacctgcctgcTTTCTAAGCCTATACCCTAGATATCTACCTCCACCAGCCATAGTCCCAGAGTACCCTCACCATTCACCAAAGACCTTCTCTGCCTTCCTAAAAAGTGACTCCCAGAATAGAGGAAAGGTTCTGAATTTACAGAGCTCGCCAATTTCCATGGTGTAAATTTGACCACCCCAACTGACCTCAGTCGGCCCATTAAAGGTATAAATGCTTTAACCCAAAAAGGAGACAGACACTTGCCTTCCTTGGCACTGGGATGCTATAGAGTCTCTCCTGAACTGTGTTTGAGGATGCTAAACCCATGGCTTTGGTACAGGGGGCGGGGCAAACTCGGGTCCTAGAAGAAGGGATAGTCTTGCTTTCTTACTCAACTTAAAAAGCAGCCCAGTAGCTAACTTTGAAATGCTGGTGTGAGGGGAAACTGCTTAAGAACCTTTGCTCAAAACAGGCTCCAGCGCCGTTGGAAGGACGGGTGGGCCACAAACAAGCTGTTTTTCATTCTTTGTCTACCCAGCAACGACAGGAGGTGGGTGAGAGGGGCCGGGTTTCTGTtatacaaaatgaaaaaccaGGGCTGAGCCGGCCTCTTTCATGATTTGAATGAGCAGCTCTGATGTGCCCTTCCCACCTTCAAGAACTGGGACCACAGATCTCAGCACAACTTCTCAAAATCAGAGATAAGGGGGAGaggggtgaggggggtggggggtgggagacgAACCCATGAGAGACTCGTGTCTCACAGCTCAGCCGTAGATGGTGGCAGAAGGGAATTCTGGGTCAGTCTGGTGTGGCCCTCCAGAAACCTGGCAGCAGAGAATGACACTGGAGCCCAGGGTAGCTAGGAGAAAACTCACCCCTTTGCGTGGCATTGTCTCCCAGTCTTCTGTGTCGCTCATTGAGAATGTTTTGAATGCAAAGTCTGGTGGGGAGAGCAGCGTGTATGTCAACACGCAACACCAACAGTGAGACACAGCACTCCCTGAGGAGGCGTGAGGACaagattcaaaaacaaaaagcaaagctgTGAACATGTGTCCGGAAAACATTGAAGTTGTGTTTTGAAGGGTGTGTAGAAGTTGTCAAACCAAATAAAGAAGGGCCAGGATGTGGCCGGACCCTCAGTCTCTACAGCCAACAAAGTAAATGAGGGACCTGAGAGTCAGGAATGTGGTTGACACACATGCTGGAGACCCTGAGTTTGTAGCCTCAGAACTCTGAGTTTAAAAGCTGGGTGTAGCAGTGTGCGTAAGTACCAGGCTTACAGAGGCAGGAATCATAGGGCTCGCTGGCCAGTCAGTCTTCAGAATTGGcaaactccaggttcaatgagagacactGATGTCACCCTTTGGCCCCCGTATGGCTATGCACCCAtacatacatgcgcacacaccTTGGGCTCATAGTCAGTCAGCTCTGGTGAAGGCAATAGAGCaccaagaaagaggaaaatgggctggagagatagctcagcggttaagagcactgactgctcttccagaggtcctgagttcaattcccagcaaccccacaggaggctcacaaccatctgtaatgggatctgatggggGAAATGTAGGCTGACGGGAGTCAGGGAATGTAGATGTGCCAAGAAGCCAGCCAGGCTGGGGTGATCCTTATAGTTCTGTGTGACAACATCAGGTAGTCTGTACATGATCCTAAAAAGAATGGGAACCAGCAAAGGTCCCCCTGCCCTTTTCCAAATAAATGGGCAAATAGATGAAATGTGTGTTTTGGAAGGAGTGGTAAACAACAGATCCTTGTATCAGGACAGAGGAGGGACCAATGTCAAGAGATGGAGGTGTGGAAGCAACAGAAATGAGTGGCCAGAGGCAGTAGAGAGAGTAAGGATCGCCTTGGTCTCTGGAGGACCCTCTGCACCCGAGGCTCATCAGAGATGTCCTGTGACTCAGCCGTGAGAGCCCAGGCTAGACATCCCCTTCCCATCTGATCAATTTTCTAGTAGCTCCGTGAACCCACACAAACGCCTTAACATCTCTTGGGCCTCTGTTTCCTAGAATAGAGGAGGAATCACAGTAACTTACAAGATGTTATGAGGGGGAGAAACTTAGGGAGAGGGGCTAGGAGTGAGTTTTCCAGGGCCAGAAAGCTGGGTGCCCTCAGGGAAGCCTTGTGTTGGTGGTTTCTCACGAGGGGCTGATTGTGGGCCTTATACAGTATCCATGAGGACGGGATAGCAGTACCTGTCCACATGTGGACAGTGCACTTCACTGAGAACTCTGTGAGTACCAACCGTGTCACTGAGTGACAGAGTTGGTACCCTAATAACAGGATCCCACCAGCTCTCACATCCCTGCCTTCTATCTGCTCTCTGgatccctgcttctgcctccacccTCTGTCATGTCCCCTACAGTGGCTAAAAAGGTCCAGAGAGGAAACCGGTTGAAGTGTCTCTTGGGCCCAGATGATAGGCAGCCATGGTTTTCTGGGCAGCCTGGAGGGTCTGGGGGAATGAACAAATGGGAGTTTTAGGACCTAAGCAGGAGATGGCTTCCCaggctgggaggtggggggaggggagggagatgggggaagggttTGGAGAGTGTCAGGCTGGAGTGCTAGGGAGTTTTCCTTTCATCATAATCATTCTGCAAACCCGAGAGCTCAGGAAACACCCAGTACCTCAACCAAGAGCTCCTCAAAATTGGCATTCCCAGCGGCTGTAGCTCAAGAGTGGTTGCTTTCTGACTGTTGAGCCATCTGACTCACTGCCCCTGACCAGGTACCTGTCACCACATGTTCAAATTCCCCCAAATTCTCCTGTTAAGTGCCTTAAAAATGGCCTGTCCTGGACCTACAGGACCCTggctcacccacccatccaccaccCCCCTAACTACCACCACCCCTACTCCATATCGAGCATCCCTGGAATGAGACATCAATTTTATTCACATACCcgaaagcccctcccccacagcgactggaaaaaaaaaaaaaaaaaaaaacctgggacAGGACCCAGAGTAAAACAGAAACAGTTCTTGTTCCTCAGGGGTTTCTCTCGCCGTCCCTGACAGTCAGATTGGGCTTTCTCTACATTAACCGAAAGCTGTTGACGGATTGAAAGAAACCTCGAACGCTGAACCCTGAAATGAGTCAGGGAAGGGCGGGCTGAGCATCAGACCCTGACAATCGCATGGTTAAGAATGGACATGTGACCTCaagttcggggggggggggggggggggtggtgtgggggaaaCGCCAGAGGTAATTCAGTTAGAGGGGGGGTGTGTATAAGAGAGATGATCTGTGAAGCCACAAGCCACGTGGTGATGGTCCCCCTCCTGTCTCCAAATGTTCGAGTACAAGCTGATGCTAAGGGGTGGTGGCTGACTGTCCCCAGAAAAAGATGGAGCTGGTGAGGCAGGGACTTTGAGCAGACGACTGGAGGCGTGAGCCACATGCTTAGCCTAAGTGTCTCTCTATGTGTGCCGCTAGGATTTAGATTTATAGCTAGAGATTTAAGAGGGAGGCACGATAGGAATAGAGGGCAGAGTTATGCTTTCATAAGACGTGCTTACATAGCATGAAGGAGAATATGGAGAAGGGGAAAACGTTTGTCTGGGAGGCCTGATGCCCTTCCTGCTATACGCACGGCCAAGCTTAGACTCCTCAGCCTGAAGCACATGTCGGGTACCCTAGGTGTCATGTAGCTCAGAATCCAGCAGGTGGTGCTATGGCCAAGGACACACGATGTCTGCGTTTGTACTGCTTCCTTGGCCTCCAGagggcccccccccccagcctcctgAAGATAGGTTCAGGGGAACAAAGTCCTACTATGGACTTGACTTTCCTGTGGATCTGAGGAACTGGGACTCAAGGGCTGGGGCTGGTGTCAGTAACAAAGACCAtcaatccaaaaaaacaaaacaaaacaaaacaaaacaaacaagccgggctgtggtggccaGCGCCTGTAAttccatcactctgggaggcagaggcaggatttctgagttcaaggccagcctggtctacagaatgagttccaggacagccagggttacactgagaccttgtcttgaaaaaaccaaaatccaaaaacaaaacaaaacaaagaaggcgAATCGAGGGTCTCCGGGTGCGGGGAGGGAaatatgtggggggaggggacataAGTTGTCTACATACATTACTTTTCCAGTTGTTCTTTTGCATAACTGTCAGGAGGACATACAGTCCAGGCTAGCCCAAGGCTCAGCTCCGAGCAGAATGAGGAGCTGTCCCTGGCGTATGCAGGCTTGTTCTAAACAATCAATGGTCTCTGTCTGCAGAGCATTCGAAAACAAGTTGAGGGGAGAAACCAGATTCCCATTTCCCTAGTTCCTCCCTTAGAACATTTGTGAGGCTTCACATGTGGGCGTCCATGCCCCTGGCCATCGAGGCAGTGTtggacatgtgtgcacacaccctgACCACCACAGGGCTCTGTGTCATGTGGaatgggaagggggggggggactcagGACCCTGTGTAGGACCAGCAGTCTAGAGGGGTTATTGGGGTACAGTGGATACTGCAAACCAGCAGCAGCCTAGACCGGCCAgggctggaggaggggaggggcggcTGTTCTGCTTCTTTTCCAGACCTGGGAGTAgaagtggaagggagggaggtgaggcCTGGGATGCTGGGCAGCAGGCCAGGTGTTCAAACACACACTCTGGTTCTGATGTTCTCTTTCAGCAAGCTCGAGGTGCCCGGAGCCTGGGCTGAAAGTTCCCTATGgcgcccctgccccaccccctttccttAATAACAGAGCACTTTTACAGGCAGTAACATCATCTCCTTTGTCTCCTATAGGGAAACCCAGGAGAAATGCGCTGGCGGTGGCTCTCCTTGTCATTTTCCAGGTGAGGCTTCCTGCCAGGGTGagagctctcttccctcttccctccccagctGGGAGTGCTGGGACATAAACAGCCGGATAGAAGGAAAGTCTAGACACAAACCCACCTGCAGGTCATTAAGCTGCTGGCCCCTCCCTCCTGGTGGGTGCACAGGGGGCAGGCATTCCATGGACTTCCAACTGTCCCCCTTTTCATTAAGCCCAGGGAGGTGTAACCTACCctcaccttcttctctccaactcccacctcctccccccaggagacagaaagagtATCTGAGATCTTACAAGGCTTAGAGGGGCCTGGATTTGCACATAGGTACACCATCAGCGAGCTGAGAAAAGGACCCTCGCTCCGGTGCTCTGGTAACTCTCCAGTCGCCCACAGCTGCCTCCTCTTGCCTTTCAGCCCAAGGGTCTCCATGTAAtctcattctgttttccttcatgaaaTAGAAAAGCCATCTGGCGTGCCtgtgaggagaggggagagagatcgGGTGGAGCCCGAGACCCGGTGGGGAGGATGGCGAAGGGGAGGGGGGTGTCTGAATTCTGCAGAGCAAAGAGCCCACTTCCCAGTGCTCCATCCTGTGTCCCAGCAATGGAGGCAGAGGTGTGCCTCGCCAACCACCAGAGTTAGGAGAAATTCTTAGAGTCAGATTTCCTCGATTGGGGTGGGACTCTCTCAAGGTGGGGAATGCTTCAGAATTGGACTTTCCCCCAAGTCCGGAAGCCGGAGGGGCAGCTTTCCAGGCGCTCAGGCCAGACAGGCCCCAGGCTGGGCACTGTTCCCCAAACCCCTCTCAGAGGCCCCCTGGAGCTTGGGCTGCAGCCCTTAGCCTGGCCCCtccccctaccaccaccactctccccaccccccaccccccacctcctgtACTGCTGGTTGGAAGGCCAGAGAAGGGTAAAGACATCTGTGActggtttttgtctttcacttgggggaggggggagttcaGACAGGGCCGGATGTGGTGGGGCTGTGGGCTGCAGAGGCGGCAGGCTTGGGGGAAGGGGTGTtgagcaggagggagaggagaaggggggttGATGTGGGAGCATACTTCATAGAAGCTAGGAGTTCTGACCTCCAAAAGGTCTACAAGCCCTTTAAGCCCCTGGGGCCCGCAGACAGTCATGAGGAGCCGAGGATAACTAACCTCTCCCCAGGCTGCAGTCACACCTGGACCAGGGAAACAAGGTTGCTATGGACTCCTCTTCTCAAGTTAGCAATGCCCCAAGACAAGGCCCCTGAGCATCACTCTGTCCTTAACCCTGTTGGCAGGCTCACAACGGTGATCTGTGGATTGCCACCGAATGGCTGAAAGTCTCCTACCCAGAGAAGGAACCCTGAGCTTCCCAAAGTGGGCCTTCaaaccaccccaccccctcccatctGTGGTGGTCCATCTatcacacacaggcaggcaggcagcaggcacccCCTCCATTGATAAAAATCACAGCAGCTGCTAAACCTTCCCCCCACACGCACCCTGCAGCCCTGCAAAGGGGCTAAAAAAAGCCCAGAACAGCTGAGCCCTGCTGATTGGGATCTGCCGGAAGAGAGGCAAAGAGGTGTGGGAAGAGGGTGGGAACACAGAGGGAGAGTGGGGGAAAGAGAGCCTCTTCCTTCCAGGGGCACAAGCGGCCATAGGAAGGCCGGTACGTTTACCCGAGCGCTATCCCACAGGCCCTACATTTGTGTATATGCTATCTGTGTGTGGTGGGCACCATGGAACCATGAAAAATCTGTGTCTCTTATTGGTGGTCCACAGTCATAGAGGCGGTCTCTCAACTGAGAGAGCTTTGATCTTCTCTTCCTGCTTCAGACCTTCCTCAACCTTGACCCTAACAcagggtttgtttgtgtttttttttttttccctcgaAAGCTGAGGCATTTTTGTAGTCCCCCTAAAACACTGCTCTGGGACCTAAAAGAGACTCCAGAAGAAAGATGtacttccccccccaccccacatcacAGCCCTGCCTTACAGTAAGATAAACCCTGTAGACAAAAAGGGGAACCAGAATAAGAGTCCCAAACCCCACAAAGGCCCAGCACAGGAGTCACGATTTGCCTCCGTCTCCCCGACACAGAGGAGATGTGTGTTTCCCAGCTCAGGCTCAGCAGACCCCAAAGCCCTAGATTATCCCAGTCCGCCATCACTGGGGATGAGACCAGATGTCCCAAGAGTTGACAAAATCAGACCTCTGCTCCTGATGATTAGAAATGCAGACTTCTGGCTCTGCCTCAGTCTATACATTGGGACATACGTTTTAACAAGATCCTCCCTGAGTAATTCATACATGTGCTAaaatcattatttacatttttgttttgtttttggtctttttaaacatttatttatttatttaacatatatgcgtatactgtaactatcttcagacacatgagaagagggcatgggatccccttataggtggttatgagccaccatgtagttgctgagaattgaacccaggacctccagaagagcagtccgtgttcttaacctctaagccattaCCCTCCAGCCTCTATttaggcttattttattttatgggtataaatgttttgcttgcattcaCATAAGTGCACCGCATGCATGCTTGCTGCTCGAGGAGGCATTGGGCATGAGAGcccatggaactggaattacagatggccaCGAGgcatcgtgtgggtgctgggaaccgaacccctTCTCTACAAGAGCATCATGTGCTCCCAACCCCTGAGCCAGTTCTCTAGCCCCACACGCTGAGGCTTAAGAGGTGTGAATTTCAAATCCAAGTCTCACTCAGGgtttgagggaaaaaaaacagatCATTTCCTGGGCTCCTCCTTCTGAGATGCCGACCCAAAGGGTCTTAAGGCCCTGAGAGTTTGGGAAAGAACCAAAGCCCCAAGCAATGTCCCCTAGATCCAGACTGCCAACTCAACAGGCGCTATCTTCCCCCTTAGGTGTGCTTCTGCCAAGATGAGGTCACAGATGACTACATTGGTGAGAACACCACGGTGGACTACACCCTGTACGAATCGGTGTGCTTCAAAAAGGATGTGCGGAACTTTAAGGCCTGGTTCCTGCCTCTCATGTACTCGGTGATCTGCTTCGTGGGCCTGCTAGGCAATGGGCTGGTGGTGCTCACATACATCTATTTCAAGAGGCTCAAGACCATGACGGATACCTACCTGCTCAATCTGGCCGTGGCGGACATCCTCTTCCTCACGGTCCTTCCCTTCTGGGCCTATAGCGAAGCCAAGTCCTGGATCTTCAGCGTCTACCTGTGTAAGAGCATCTTTGGCATCTACAAGTTAAGCTTCTTCAGCGGAATGCTACTGCTCTTGTGTATCAGCATTGACCGCTACGTGGCCATCGTCCAGGCCGTGTCGGCCCACCGCCACCGCGCCCGTGTGCTTCTCATCAGCAAGCTGTCCTGTGTGGGCATCTGGACGCTGGCCTTGTGCCTTTCCATCCCCGAGCTGCTCTACAGCGGCCTCCAGAAGAACAGTGGCGAGGACACGTGGAGATGCTCCCTCGTCAGTGCCCAGGTGGAGGCCTTGATCACCATCCAGGTGGCCCAGATGGTGGTCGGCTTCCTGGTGCCTATGCTGGCTATGAGTTTCTGCTACCTTGTGATCATCCGCACCCTGCTCCAGGCGCGAAACTTTGAGCGGAACAAGGCCATCAAGGTGATCATCGCTGTGGTGGTCGTCTTCATAGCCTTCCAGCTGCCCTACAATGGGGTGGTCCTGGCCCAGACCGTGGCCAATTTCAACATCACCAATAGCAGCTGCGAAACCAGCAAGCAGCTCAACATCGCCTATGATGTCACCTACAGTCTGGCCTCTGTCCGCTGCTGTGTCAACCCTTTCTTGTATGCCTTCATCGGCGTCAAGTTCCGCAGCGACCTCTTCAAGCTCTTCAAGGACTTGGGCTGCCTCAGCCAGGAACAGCTCCGGCAGTGGTCTTCCTGCCGGCACGTACGGAACACGTCCATGAGTATGGAGGCGGAGACCACCACCACCTTCTCCCCATAAGGGGTTCCCTGGCCCGGACTATAAGGACCTCTTCCGGTGCCTTAAGGTGGGGACTGAGCGCATGTGCATGGACTGGATCCACGGATGAGCTGCTGAGGGAAGAGCAGTTCTGGCCAGTCAGGTTGACATCAGGGCCGAAGAAACCGCTTAACCCCAACCCATGTATGCTACCTCAAGCAAGGTTCAAAAA
Proteins encoded in this region:
- the Ccr7 gene encoding C-C chemokine receptor type 7, with amino-acid sequence MDPRKPRRNALAVALLVIFQVCFCQDEVTDDYIGENTTVDYTLYESVCFKKDVRNFKAWFLPLMYSVICFVGLLGNGLVVLTYIYFKRLKTMTDTYLLNLAVADILFLTVLPFWAYSEAKSWIFSVYLCKSIFGIYKLSFFSGMLLLLCISIDRYVAIVQAVSAHRHRARVLLISKLSCVGIWTLALCLSIPELLYSGLQKNSGEDTWRCSLVSAQVEALITIQVAQMVVGFLVPMLAMSFCYLVIIRTLLQARNFERNKAIKVIIAVVVVFIAFQLPYNGVVLAQTVANFNITNSSCETSKQLNIAYDVTYSLASVRCCVNPFLYAFIGVKFRSDLFKLFKDLGCLSQEQLRQWSSCRHVRNTSMSMEAETTTTFSP